The Armatimonadia bacterium genome includes a window with the following:
- a CDS encoding DnaJ domain-containing protein: MRDAFDPYEILGLPRGASRKQIKKRYRQLLRRHHPDVSDDPARAHEIAAELGRAYRRLMEETWQEVVEGDEFGGVEPELQVVVDRANPDRSPIPPMLAQAEQLLRQRRYEEVQLVCADILLRDPDCVAAYELLGKAYEARGLQELAREMYREVERLAGIGPQPFRQAASAAASAPPFPRPTRKREIWTAPPVQVNHAVEIGMLVVVLGLVWLGGSGTQPVASVLGLSWPKLALAMAAALSLGIGLSWSGRIATFDQELGYSVSGGGVSSPLWLLLVASACVTVLLAALVHLITDLLGERLSLSLAWFWVAVFGLCGLVWVWMGGSVAFWWLGANLVCLWALAGWALGSMVSPREWWR; encoded by the coding sequence ATGCGGGATGCCTTTGATCCCTATGAGATCCTGGGCCTTCCCCGTGGCGCTTCGCGCAAGCAGATCAAGAAGCGCTACCGTCAGTTGCTGCGCAGGCATCATCCGGACGTTTCCGACGACCCGGCGCGAGCTCACGAGATCGCGGCGGAACTTGGCCGGGCGTACCGAAGGTTGATGGAGGAGACCTGGCAGGAAGTCGTCGAGGGCGACGAGTTCGGCGGCGTCGAGCCCGAGCTCCAGGTAGTGGTCGATCGGGCCAACCCCGACCGCAGTCCCATACCGCCAATGTTGGCGCAGGCCGAGCAACTCCTGCGGCAGCGCCGGTATGAAGAGGTCCAGCTCGTCTGCGCGGACATCCTCCTGCGCGATCCGGACTGCGTCGCCGCCTATGAGCTGCTCGGGAAGGCGTATGAGGCGCGAGGGTTGCAGGAGTTGGCCCGGGAGATGTACCGCGAGGTCGAGCGGCTGGCAGGCATAGGTCCTCAGCCCTTCCGACAGGCGGCCTCTGCAGCAGCTTCGGCTCCGCCCTTCCCCAGACCGACGCGGAAGCGCGAGATCTGGACTGCGCCGCCGGTGCAGGTGAACCACGCGGTCGAGATCGGTATGCTGGTGGTTGTCCTGGGGCTGGTGTGGCTCGGCGGTTCAGGTACGCAGCCGGTTGCGTCCGTCCTTGGGCTGTCCTGGCCAAAGCTGGCCCTGGCGATGGCGGCCGCTCTATCGCTGGGAATTGGTCTCTCGTGGTCGGGGCGGATCGCGACCTTCGACCAGGAGCTGGGCTACAGCGTCAGCGGCGGCGGCGTGAGTTCTCCGCTATGGCTGCTGTTGGTGGCGAGCGCCTGTGTCACGGTGCTTCTGGCCGCCCTGGTGCATCTGATCACTGACCTGTTAGGTGAGCGGCTGAGCCTCTCCCTTGCGTGGTTCTGGGTCGCGGTGTTCGGGTTGTGCGGTCTGGTCTGGGTCTGGATGGGCGGCAGCGTCGCCTTCTGGTGGCTGGGAGCAAACCTGGTATGTCTATGGGCGCTGGCCGGCTGGGCTCTGGGCAGCATGGTGAGCCCCCGTGAGTGGTGGCGCTGA
- the nadC gene encoding carboxylating nicotinate-nucleotide diphosphorylase, giving the protein MTPAAAEVEKIVRRALAEDIGPGDLTTSACVPSTVQGVGEFLAKQDGVLSGLYVVKECFRQAAGDCVLEELKGEGEAFAKGELLARVTGPAAQILTTERVALNFLQRLCGVATLTRQYVGAVAGTKARIVDTRKTTPGLRLLEKAAVRAGGATNHRYALYDGVILKDNHIVAAGGIGKAVAQARQSLPHTVKIEVETTNLAEVAEALEARAEIIMLDNMDDATMRQAVEQVGGRALVEASGGVSLETVAAIAQTGVDLISVGKLTHSAPSIDISLELRHL; this is encoded by the coding sequence ATGACACCAGCGGCGGCCGAGGTGGAGAAGATCGTGCGTCGCGCCCTGGCTGAGGATATCGGCCCGGGCGATCTGACGACGTCCGCCTGTGTGCCCTCCACTGTGCAAGGCGTCGGTGAGTTCCTGGCGAAGCAGGACGGCGTCCTCTCCGGCCTGTATGTGGTCAAGGAGTGCTTCCGACAGGCCGCGGGCGACTGCGTGCTGGAGGAGCTCAAAGGCGAGGGTGAGGCTTTCGCGAAGGGTGAGCTGCTGGCACGGGTCACGGGACCTGCCGCGCAGATACTCACCACGGAGCGTGTGGCCCTCAACTTCCTGCAGCGTCTCTGTGGCGTGGCGACGCTGACCCGGCAGTATGTCGGGGCTGTCGCAGGTACGAAGGCCCGGATCGTGGACACGCGCAAGACCACCCCCGGCCTGCGCCTCCTGGAGAAAGCGGCAGTTCGCGCCGGTGGCGCCACCAACCACCGCTATGCGTTGTACGACGGCGTGATCCTCAAGGACAATCACATCGTTGCAGCGGGTGGCATCGGGAAGGCAGTGGCCCAGGCGCGGCAGAGCCTGCCGCACACGGTGAAGATTGAGGTTGAGACGACGAACCTGGCAGAGGTCGCCGAGGCCCTTGAGGCCCGCGCCGAGATCATCATGCTCGATAACATGGATGACGCGACGATGCGCCAGGCAGTGGAGCAGGTCGGCGGAAGGGCGCTTGTAGAGGCCTCTGGTGGCGTGAGTCTGGAGACGGTGGCGGCGATTGCTCAGACGGGGGTCGACCTGATCTCCGTGGGCAAGCTCACACACTCGGCACCGTCGATCGACATAAGCCTGGAGTTGCGGCACCTGTAG
- a CDS encoding alpha/beta fold hydrolase yields MKPVVVASHRCRHLPILLLAVFLVAGCSRPEASLRNAPTAPAITRLPVDAASAKVLAHEIGTASLLHSPAPVRTVKPALRALIDNGWKPSAGLQLEMKPLRTVYRGGQKINCYTIRFTSHQWQGKPVRIFGFYGYPASMGGKRPALLLVHGGGGYATLDRVIEAGAAGFASLSIDLPGKGLQRERYSRSTGPDMTVEQIFTTNPQITDNYLYNAVLSQMRSITFLCSRPEVDAGRIGLVGVSWGGATGLITTSLDKRVKCFVDLFGAGYLRDGSTWYDYFMKLPRRDFDTWEANFDSSRYVQDITVPVLGVTGTNDNCYYLEQFLRTQSNIRPTPQLLLLPNLDHKINPQAKEAYYCWLRAQLLGKPLRPPMLNGLRVAATERGVRMFVLPGGQVPVTGADICYGGVGNVGWTNRRWQTVRCDADAGKCWWSGEFALPSQVAYAFATVHFADGSMLSTPVHSLSRVVINNRAYALDVPRPYAGPVQTEAYQLAGLLGAQITHDVDAGKVALGLNGKEAQLPAQKLGELLFVQLRPAAEQLGGKITWRKGDGTSVRVPVARAQ; encoded by the coding sequence ATGAAGCCCGTCGTCGTTGCCTCACATCGCTGCCGTCACTTGCCGATCCTGTTGCTTGCCGTGTTCCTGGTTGCCGGATGCTCACGTCCCGAGGCGTCACTGCGGAACGCTCCGACGGCGCCTGCCATCACTCGTCTTCCTGTGGACGCCGCCTCCGCGAAGGTCCTGGCACATGAGATCGGCACCGCCAGTCTTCTCCACTCGCCTGCTCCGGTCCGGACGGTCAAGCCCGCTCTCCGAGCCCTGATCGACAACGGCTGGAAGCCCAGTGCAGGCCTGCAGCTTGAGATGAAGCCTCTGCGCACGGTGTACCGAGGCGGGCAGAAGATCAACTGCTACACGATCCGGTTCACCTCCCATCAGTGGCAGGGCAAGCCGGTGCGGATCTTCGGCTTCTACGGCTACCCCGCGAGTATGGGCGGCAAGCGCCCTGCTCTGCTCCTGGTTCATGGCGGCGGCGGCTACGCGACCCTCGACCGTGTGATTGAGGCCGGCGCGGCCGGCTTTGCCTCGCTGTCCATCGACCTGCCCGGCAAGGGTCTGCAGCGTGAGCGGTACTCACGCTCCACCGGCCCCGACATGACGGTGGAGCAGATCTTCACCACCAACCCGCAGATCACCGACAACTACCTGTACAACGCGGTTCTCTCCCAGATGCGCTCGATCACCTTCCTGTGCTCGCGGCCGGAGGTCGACGCCGGGCGGATTGGCCTGGTCGGTGTCTCCTGGGGAGGGGCCACTGGGTTGATCACCACCAGCCTGGACAAGCGCGTGAAGTGCTTTGTGGATCTGTTCGGCGCCGGGTACCTGCGGGACGGCTCGACCTGGTATGACTACTTCATGAAGCTGCCGCGCCGGGACTTCGACACCTGGGAAGCCAATTTCGACTCCTCACGCTACGTGCAGGACATCACGGTACCCGTGCTCGGAGTGACGGGGACCAACGACAACTGCTACTACTTGGAGCAATTCCTCCGGACGCAGAGCAACATCCGGCCCACACCGCAGTTGCTGCTGCTGCCGAATCTCGACCACAAGATCAACCCGCAGGCGAAGGAGGCCTACTACTGCTGGCTCAGGGCGCAACTGCTGGGCAAACCGCTACGGCCACCCATGCTGAACGGCTTGCGAGTCGCGGCCACAGAGCGCGGAGTCCGTATGTTCGTGCTTCCGGGCGGCCAGGTCCCGGTTACGGGCGCTGACATCTGCTACGGAGGGGTCGGGAATGTGGGATGGACGAATCGACGGTGGCAGACGGTGCGCTGCGACGCCGATGCGGGCAAGTGCTGGTGGTCGGGCGAGTTCGCCCTTCCCAGCCAGGTCGCCTACGCCTTCGCCACCGTGCACTTTGCTGACGGTTCGATGCTCAGCACACCGGTTCACTCACTGTCCCGCGTGGTGATCAACAATCGCGCCTATGCGCTGGACGTGCCGCGACCGTATGCGGGTCCGGTGCAGACCGAGGCCTACCAACTCGCGGGACTGCTTGGCGCCCAGATCACGCATGACGTCGACGCCGGCAAGGTCGCGCTGGGCCTGAATGGGAAGGAAGCACAGCTCCCTGCGCAGAAGCTCGGCGAGTTGCTCTTCGTGCAACTCCGGCCGGCGGCTGAGCAGTTGGGCGGCAAGATCACCTGGCGGAAGGGCGACGGCACCAGCGTCAGGGTGCCTGTTGCGCGAGCGCAGTAG
- a CDS encoding L,D-transpeptidase: MLSRRMFPFTLPLLVVLALMVVESGLALAQEGTGARDAEGPSHVYDKVPGVPPAPEYQPPAPKPPEPPKPQPPVVTAKPKVTWLSPAPYQTWYDGDTMTLKWETAGPVAAVRIQYHGEKIKLGGKSRGEFDGVLNEGKIWGNTRSTTWKVPWVDGTAIYLSIVAFDGDGKQLAEAERKVALLPREFKKLPKTCIAVSKRLQRLYYFVDGEIKRAHIVSTAAAGHYTPTMRPGSYDARYGHMGKVFNKAENPMSQQFQVKMPWWLAITASGSHGLHATSPNLYYRLGTPASHGCVRQHYADAHALYQVVSVGTPVYIF, translated from the coding sequence ATGTTGTCCCGACGTATGTTCCCGTTCACCTTGCCCCTCCTCGTTGTGTTGGCCCTGATGGTTGTCGAGAGCGGCCTGGCGCTGGCCCAGGAGGGTACTGGGGCACGCGATGCCGAGGGCCCGTCGCACGTGTATGACAAGGTCCCTGGGGTGCCGCCGGCGCCCGAGTACCAGCCGCCTGCTCCCAAGCCACCGGAGCCGCCCAAGCCGCAGCCGCCCGTTGTCACGGCGAAGCCCAAAGTGACCTGGCTTAGCCCTGCGCCGTACCAGACCTGGTACGACGGTGACACGATGACGCTGAAGTGGGAGACCGCGGGCCCTGTCGCCGCGGTCCGGATCCAGTACCACGGTGAGAAGATCAAGCTCGGCGGGAAGTCGCGGGGCGAGTTCGACGGCGTCCTGAATGAAGGCAAGATCTGGGGCAACACCCGCTCGACGACCTGGAAGGTGCCGTGGGTTGACGGCACCGCCATCTACCTCAGCATCGTGGCCTTCGACGGCGACGGCAAGCAGTTGGCCGAGGCGGAGCGCAAGGTCGCGCTCCTGCCCCGCGAGTTCAAGAAGCTGCCCAAGACCTGCATCGCGGTAAGCAAGCGCCTGCAGCGTCTCTACTACTTCGTGGACGGCGAGATCAAGCGGGCCCACATCGTCTCAACGGCGGCGGCAGGCCACTACACGCCGACGATGAGGCCCGGGTCCTACGATGCTCGCTACGGGCACATGGGCAAGGTCTTCAACAAGGCCGAGAACCCGATGAGCCAGCAGTTCCAGGTGAAGATGCCCTGGTGGCTGGCGATCACGGCTTCGGGCAGCCACGGGCTCCACGCGACCTCGCCGAACCTGTACTATCGGCTTGGAACGCCTGCTTCGCATGGCTGCGTGCGTCAGCACTATGCCGATGCTCATGCGCTGTACCAGGTCGTGTCGGTAGGCACGCCGGTCTACATCTTCTAG
- a CDS encoding Gfo/Idh/MocA family oxidoreductase: MKLAVIGLGIGRVHAEVLHKMPQAELVGVCDLNLELASQIAEAAQTRAFGDWEQMVEETRPEAVCLCTNPKTHLPLGSALAERGIHVLCEKPMAPTVEQCLALTEACEKAGVVLMVAQKKRFAPAVNFLREHLAGDFGRPFMINYRYQPGQVPKDWFWREDDGGGPILENSVHCFDSLRFMVGEIKSVRGLGGNLFVKDRAPQVDVALGLLEFENGCIGSVELGTASEWCVADEDLFVGCEKAVARWHGGFDRPSELTYTYRAEQKPQTVTFDYSGEAGSADFVREISHFIDCIETGKQPLITGRDAAKSIALCLAMKKAVREGVTVAL; encoded by the coding sequence ATGAAGCTCGCCGTGATCGGTCTTGGAATCGGACGAGTTCACGCCGAAGTGCTGCACAAGATGCCGCAGGCCGAACTGGTCGGGGTGTGCGACCTCAACCTCGAACTGGCCTCACAGATCGCCGAGGCTGCCCAGACTCGCGCTTTCGGTGACTGGGAGCAGATGGTCGAGGAGACGCGGCCCGAGGCCGTGTGCCTGTGCACGAATCCGAAGACGCATCTGCCACTGGGGAGCGCGCTGGCTGAGCGGGGCATCCATGTTCTGTGCGAGAAGCCGATGGCGCCGACGGTCGAGCAGTGCCTGGCGCTGACCGAGGCCTGCGAGAAGGCCGGCGTGGTCCTGATGGTGGCGCAGAAGAAGCGGTTCGCTCCTGCCGTCAACTTCCTGCGTGAGCACCTTGCCGGCGACTTCGGCCGCCCCTTCATGATCAACTACCGCTACCAGCCGGGGCAGGTGCCGAAGGACTGGTTCTGGCGCGAAGACGACGGCGGCGGCCCGATCCTGGAGAACTCCGTACACTGCTTCGATTCGCTGCGGTTCATGGTCGGCGAGATCAAGTCCGTCCGTGGCCTCGGCGGCAACCTCTTCGTCAAGGACCGCGCTCCGCAGGTGGATGTTGCGCTCGGGCTGCTGGAGTTCGAGAACGGCTGCATCGGCTCAGTGGAACTGGGTACCGCTTCGGAGTGGTGTGTGGCGGACGAAGACCTCTTCGTGGGATGCGAGAAGGCTGTGGCACGCTGGCACGGCGGCTTCGACCGGCCCAGCGAGCTGACCTACACCTATCGCGCGGAGCAGAAGCCGCAGACCGTGACCTTCGATTACAGCGGTGAAGCGGGATCAGCCGATTTCGTGCGGGAGATCAGCCACTTCATCGACTGCATAGAGACGGGCAAGCAGCCGCTGATCACCGGGCGCGATGCAGCGAAGTCCATCGCCCTGTGCCTGGCCATGAAGAAGGCGGTTCGCGAAGGCGTCACTGTCGCCCTGTGA
- the mutY gene encoding A/G-specific adenine glycosylase, with protein MRHDELTTEMTCGDAPQGRLCVVLREALLAWFHEVKREMPWRRTRDPYAIWVSEIMLQQTRVATVLPYYDAFLRRFPSVRELAEAPEEEVLRLWAGLGYYSRARNLHAAARQILQEHAGQFPATWQQVRALPGIGDYTAGAILSLAFGQPVPCIDGNAERVLCRLFGIEEAPKRNPARTRIREVATALVTCDTPGDVNQALMEMGSTLCTPRSPGCEACPVSNWCRARAEGRQAQLPQLPSREKTVRVRSAAVLVRSTEGVLLAQRSTGGVWAGLWEFPQVEVSQGRSRAALAAHLQESLELRITVGRRALQIAHGIMNRTITLEVFEATAEGTDLRVRGYAQARWVRAEDFGDYAFSAPHRRIADWVKEAGVA; from the coding sequence ATGAGGCACGACGAACTCACAACCGAGATGACCTGTGGAGACGCCCCGCAAGGGCGTCTCTGTGTTGTTCTGCGGGAGGCGCTGCTGGCCTGGTTCCATGAGGTCAAGCGCGAAATGCCCTGGCGCCGGACCCGCGACCCCTACGCGATCTGGGTCTCCGAGATCATGCTCCAGCAGACCCGGGTGGCGACGGTGCTGCCCTACTACGACGCCTTCCTGCGACGTTTCCCCTCGGTCCGCGAGTTGGCCGAGGCACCTGAGGAGGAGGTCCTGCGGCTCTGGGCAGGACTGGGGTATTACTCGCGAGCCCGGAACCTGCATGCAGCCGCGCGGCAGATTCTCCAGGAGCACGCCGGGCAGTTCCCGGCCACCTGGCAGCAGGTGCGGGCTCTGCCGGGGATCGGCGACTACACCGCCGGGGCGATCCTGAGCCTTGCCTTCGGCCAGCCGGTCCCCTGCATCGACGGCAACGCCGAGCGAGTGCTGTGTCGGCTGTTTGGGATTGAGGAAGCGCCGAAGCGCAATCCGGCCAGGACCCGGATCCGTGAGGTTGCGACGGCCTTGGTCACCTGCGACACGCCGGGCGATGTGAACCAGGCCCTCATGGAGATGGGCTCGACGCTGTGCACGCCGCGCAGTCCGGGGTGTGAAGCGTGCCCGGTGAGCAACTGGTGTCGCGCCAGAGCTGAGGGGCGACAAGCGCAGTTGCCCCAGTTGCCGTCCCGAGAGAAGACCGTGCGCGTGCGAAGTGCGGCGGTGCTGGTCCGAAGCACGGAGGGTGTGCTCCTGGCTCAACGCTCGACCGGGGGCGTCTGGGCAGGACTGTGGGAGTTCCCGCAGGTCGAGGTCTCACAGGGCCGCTCCCGGGCGGCGCTGGCGGCCCATCTGCAGGAGAGTCTGGAACTGCGAATCACGGTCGGGCGTCGGGCCCTGCAGATCGCCCATGGGATCATGAACCGCACGATCACGCTGGAGGTGTTCGAGGCGACGGCGGAAGGTACGGACCTGCGGGTAAGGGGCTATGCGCAAGCCCGGTGGGTGCGTGCAGAGGATTTCGGCGACTATGCCTTCAGTGCACCACATCGCCGGATCGCCGACTGGGTGAAAGAGGCCGGGGTCGCCTAA
- a CDS encoding phosphoglycerate dehydrogenase: MRIYNVAAIYNDPEVRQPLLDAGFELVDAAAPPQGEEGLIASLQGFDAAIANSERYNDHVFEACPQLKLVARWGVGYDAVDLAAATRNGVMVSNTPRVITDAVADLAFMLLLGLARRSREGDARVRAGGWGSLVGAPVGGATIGIVGLGTIGTCAARRAHGFGMRILGYDPVEKPELVEEFGVEYVDLDTLLAESDFVTLHCNATPDNRNMISTRELGLMKPTAFLINCGRGSLVDQAALVEALQNHTIAGAGLDVYAKEPPDPADPLLSLDNCLLMPHTATMDRATIRKVSVSVTSTLLEALQGKQPKCLVNPEVWGKQRPISC; encoded by the coding sequence ATGAGGATCTACAACGTCGCCGCAATCTACAATGACCCAGAAGTTCGCCAGCCGCTGCTGGACGCCGGATTCGAGCTCGTCGATGCTGCCGCCCCGCCACAGGGCGAAGAGGGTCTGATCGCCTCTTTGCAGGGCTTCGACGCCGCCATCGCCAACTCAGAGCGCTACAACGACCACGTGTTCGAGGCTTGCCCGCAGCTCAAGCTCGTGGCCCGCTGGGGAGTCGGCTATGATGCCGTCGACCTTGCCGCCGCTACCCGCAACGGCGTCATGGTCAGCAACACGCCGCGGGTCATCACCGATGCCGTGGCAGACCTCGCCTTCATGCTCCTGCTCGGACTGGCTCGTCGTTCGCGCGAGGGGGATGCCAGAGTCCGCGCCGGTGGCTGGGGAAGCCTCGTCGGTGCACCCGTCGGTGGTGCGACCATCGGCATCGTCGGCCTGGGCACCATCGGCACCTGCGCTGCTCGTCGGGCGCATGGCTTCGGTATGCGCATCCTCGGCTACGATCCGGTGGAGAAGCCGGAGCTGGTGGAGGAGTTCGGCGTTGAGTACGTTGACCTCGACACGCTCCTGGCTGAGAGCGACTTCGTCACGCTGCACTGCAACGCCACGCCGGACAACCGCAACATGATCAGCACGCGCGAGCTCGGCCTCATGAAGCCGACCGCCTTCCTGATCAACTGCGGTCGCGGGTCCCTGGTCGATCAGGCCGCGCTGGTCGAGGCGCTTCAGAACCACACCATCGCCGGAGCCGGCCTGGACGTCTATGCCAAGGAGCCGCCCGATCCGGCCGACCCGCTGCTGAGTCTCGACAACTGCCTGCTTATGCCCCACACGGCCACCATGGACCGCGCCACGATCCGCAAGGTGAGTGTCTCCGTCACCAGCACCCTCCTGGAGGCACTACAGGGCAAGCAGCCCAAATGCCTGGTCAACCCGGAGGTCTGGGGCAAGCAGCGACCGATCAGCTGCTGA
- the panD gene encoding aspartate 1-decarboxylase: MLRTMLKSKIHGATVTQTELFYAGSITIDQDLMDAVDILENELVQIVNLNNGSRIETYVIPGERGSGVICLNGPAARTAAVGDTVHVLCYAQMTDEEARRVRPQIAVLGSDNRIAESK, translated from the coding sequence ATGCTCAGGACAATGCTCAAATCGAAGATCCACGGGGCCACGGTCACGCAGACCGAGCTGTTCTATGCCGGCAGTATCACGATCGACCAGGACCTCATGGATGCCGTGGACATCCTGGAGAACGAACTGGTGCAGATCGTCAACCTCAACAACGGCTCCCGGATCGAGACCTATGTGATCCCCGGCGAGCGCGGGAGCGGCGTGATCTGCCTTAACGGTCCGGCGGCGAGAACCGCCGCTGTGGGTGACACTGTGCACGTACTGTGCTATGCCCAGATGACCGACGAGGAAGCGCGACGGGTGCGCCCTCAGATCGCGGTCTTGGGCTCGGACAACCGGATCGCGGAGAGCAAATGA
- a CDS encoding aldolase/citrate lyase family protein: MTRAEAKARLRSGKALIGTMFMEVASPGTCHMIKEAGYDFVIFDTEHSWYGVETIAGFIRNARDIGLLVIVRGPGFQGQWPARYLDLGADGMVFPHVDNAEQAADIIRQVKYPPVGERGMANNIAHDEYLAKPMTPFTTAANEDILVIAQIETAMGYRNREGILSTPGVDAVFIGPNDLSLSMGFPGQLDHPEVVQAMQDILDCAAAHKVAPGLHGFTVEKTMTWLEKGARFVCHRADVSLIVDGSKQDLAQIRQHPACRS; encoded by the coding sequence ATGACACGCGCAGAGGCCAAAGCGCGACTTCGGTCGGGTAAGGCACTAATCGGTACCATGTTCATGGAGGTGGCCTCACCGGGCACCTGCCACATGATCAAGGAAGCCGGCTATGACTTCGTCATCTTTGACACCGAGCATTCCTGGTACGGTGTCGAGACCATCGCGGGGTTCATCCGCAACGCCCGCGACATCGGTCTGCTGGTCATCGTCCGCGGACCGGGTTTCCAGGGCCAGTGGCCGGCACGTTACCTCGATCTGGGCGCCGACGGAATGGTCTTCCCACACGTCGACAACGCCGAGCAGGCTGCCGACATCATCCGTCAGGTCAAGTACCCGCCCGTCGGTGAGCGTGGAATGGCCAACAACATCGCCCACGACGAGTACCTCGCCAAGCCCATGACCCCCTTCACGACGGCGGCCAATGAGGATATCCTGGTGATCGCGCAGATCGAGACCGCCATGGGCTACCGGAACCGCGAAGGGATCCTCTCCACGCCGGGAGTGGACGCTGTCTTCATTGGCCCCAATGACCTGTCCTTGAGCATGGGTTTCCCAGGGCAACTGGATCACCCCGAGGTCGTTCAGGCCATGCAGGACATCCTCGACTGCGCCGCTGCTCACAAGGTCGCGCCGGGGCTGCACGGGTTCACCGTCGAGAAGACCATGACCTGGCTCGAGAAGGGCGCACGCTTCGTGTGCCATCGTGCCGACGTGAGCCTGATTGTTGATGGCAGCAAGCAGGACCTGGCCCAGATCCGGCAGCATCCCGCCTGCCGATCCTAG
- a CDS encoding type II secretion system F family protein, which produces MARRVTLREQALVFRELATLVAAGLTLLECLDELEKRPLSEGFRRFLKAAKAKVSAGRKLSEALREQGPVFSELTTALIEAGEEGGRLEEMLRDVATYLERELELRRMLARETFYPKILLCACLLIPLAANSIVAGVTKGATAGVMTALRGLTMYALVGGLPVLAVYLVYQHLAGTRTGRDLFDGAKLQLPLVGGIVQRLALSKFARALSALYAAGVHYPKAIELSADACGNRHLAALFRAAIPYVERGGTLSEVLLQSRLRNSLLVRFLQTGEQSGEIDAMLAKAADHFGDEAETQVRRLAVTIVPIGVVLAGVVVCVILAQMYLGYAHSLVP; this is translated from the coding sequence TTGGCTCGCCGAGTTACCCTCAGGGAACAGGCTCTGGTCTTCCGCGAGTTGGCCACCCTCGTGGCCGCCGGGTTGACACTGTTGGAGTGCCTCGACGAGCTGGAGAAGCGGCCACTGTCGGAGGGCTTCCGACGGTTCCTCAAGGCTGCGAAGGCCAAGGTGAGCGCCGGCAGGAAGCTCTCAGAGGCGCTGCGGGAGCAAGGGCCGGTCTTCTCGGAGCTCACGACCGCCCTGATCGAGGCCGGTGAGGAGGGCGGACGGCTCGAGGAAATGCTGCGGGATGTGGCGACCTACCTCGAGCGCGAGCTCGAGCTACGGCGCATGCTGGCCCGCGAGACCTTCTACCCCAAGATACTGCTGTGCGCCTGTCTGCTCATCCCCCTGGCCGCGAACAGCATCGTCGCCGGTGTCACCAAGGGAGCAACCGCCGGGGTCATGACAGCCCTGCGCGGGCTGACCATGTATGCCCTCGTAGGCGGCCTCCCGGTGCTGGCGGTGTACCTCGTGTACCAGCATCTGGCCGGGACGCGGACCGGCAGAGACCTCTTCGACGGCGCCAAGCTGCAGCTCCCACTTGTGGGCGGCATTGTGCAGCGGCTGGCGCTCTCAAAGTTTGCCCGAGCACTCTCAGCCCTCTACGCGGCGGGCGTCCACTACCCCAAAGCGATCGAGCTATCCGCCGACGCCTGCGGCAATCGTCATCTTGCAGCCTTGTTCCGCGCCGCCATCCCTTACGTAGAGAGAGGTGGGACCCTCAGTGAGGTGCTGCTGCAATCGCGGCTGCGCAACTCGCTGCTGGTTCGCTTTCTGCAGACCGGCGAGCAGAGCGGCGAGATCGACGCGATGCTGGCGAAAGCGGCGGACCACTTCGGTGATGAGGCCGAGACCCAGGTCCGGCGGCTGGCTGTGACGATCGTGCCGATCGGCGTGGTCCTCGCAGGGGTCGTGGTGTGCGTCATCCTGGCCCAGATGTACCTGGGGTACGCTCACAGCCTGGTGCCTTAG
- the panC gene encoding pantoate--beta-alanine ligase, whose protein sequence is MRVADSIAETRTFVRSARSDGKSIGLVPTMGAFHEGHLSLMRRARADEDIVIVSLFVNPLQFGPSEDYQAYPRDFETDARLAQAEGVDLVFAPTVEEMYPREQLTSVQVAEISEGMCGEFRRGHFTGVATVCTKFFNIVQPDRAYFGEKDYQQLQVIRRMVQDLNLTVRVVGVPTLREADGLALSSRNRYLSPEERAVAPALQAALKAGAEAVRHGATGPQAEVVVAEALGEQPLFRLQYVKAVHPDTLEPAHWAGPPMVIAAAAHLGSTRLIDNIKIEA, encoded by the coding sequence ATGCGAGTCGCCGACAGCATTGCAGAGACCAGAACTTTCGTGCGCAGCGCACGCAGCGACGGCAAAAGCATCGGACTGGTTCCCACGATGGGCGCTTTCCACGAGGGACACCTGAGCCTGATGCGCCGGGCGCGTGCCGATGAGGATATCGTCATCGTCAGCCTCTTTGTGAACCCGCTGCAGTTCGGCCCGAGTGAGGACTACCAGGCATATCCGCGCGATTTCGAGACCGACGCCCGGTTGGCCCAGGCGGAGGGTGTCGACCTGGTCTTCGCTCCGACGGTGGAGGAGATGTACCCGCGGGAGCAGCTCACCTCCGTCCAGGTGGCCGAGATCAGTGAGGGGATGTGCGGGGAGTTCCGCCGCGGGCATTTCACCGGCGTCGCCACGGTCTGCACGAAGTTCTTCAACATCGTCCAGCCGGACCGCGCCTACTTCGGCGAGAAGGACTACCAGCAGCTCCAGGTCATCCGCCGCATGGTTCAGGATCTGAACCTGACGGTGCGTGTCGTCGGCGTTCCAACGCTCCGCGAGGCTGACGGACTGGCGCTCAGTTCACGCAATCGCTACCTCTCGCCCGAGGAGAGGGCCGTCGCACCAGCCCTGCAGGCCGCACTCAAGGCCGGTGCTGAGGCCGTCCGACACGGCGCCACCGGGCCGCAGGCCGAGGTAGTTGTCGCCGAAGCCCTGGGCGAGCAGCCCCTGTTCCGCTTGCAGTATGTGAAGGCCGTGCATCCCGATACCCTGGAGCCGGCACATTGGGCAGGGCCGCCAATGGTGATCGCGGCTGCAGCGCACCTGGGGAGCACCCGCCTGATTGACAACATCAAGATCGAGGCCTGA